In the genome of Drosophila kikkawai strain 14028-0561.14 chromosome 2R, DkikHiC1v2, whole genome shotgun sequence, the window taaaaataaatctgtaatatttaaataatattttttataataattttagactataaaaagaaaagttaaaagagtttttatacctttaaaaatatttttatatttacagggtataaaataatttcaaacccctttaaaaatcTCTCCTGCTCTCctctgattttattttttatcgcCTTTTACGTGCTCGAAGCCATTCAGAGGCCAAGGTCGCGGCATCCAACCAATCGTTAGTCATTATCCCGTCACTGAATCGTATTCCCAAAAATGTATGCAGCTGAATTACGTAATGCgtgattaattttaaactgaaAGGAGCTAAGGAGCACAGCTGCTCTACAGGTTTTATCTTCTGATTTAACCCGgttctttctctctttttttgtattaaataataataatattatattatttctttacaGCATGGCGTGGCCGTGGAAGTGGTGCGCGTTCTGCCCGATAGCCCAGCTCCGGGATTAAACAATATCTTTTGCAATTGCGATGAGAACAATCCCGCTGATATGGTGAGTAAATGCAGGAGAAGATCTCCTTGGGTTCCTGAACTAATAAAGATATATCCCTTTATCCCCACAGCTCATCACCTTTGACTGCGATGCCATGCCGGTGCTGCAGGTCAAGACTTTCCGCCAAAAGGCCGGCAAGGTGGAGACCTCCCATTACAAGGTCACCGTGTCCAGGTTCCGGGCTCGCATGGCCATACCCATGAACTATAATACCCTGAAGGGCGAGATGCGTGTAGAGGGTTATCCAGATGTGAGTAAACCAGTTaagttttatgtattttatttatttatattttaattttcttaggTTCGCATTGCCATGAACAGCGTGGGCGCCATCAAGGCCATGGATCAGGATGAACAGCAGCTGCAGACGGTGATCAGCGATATCCTGACGACGGCTTTGCGTGATACCATCTATCCGGTGGACTTCTCCATCTACTCGACCTGCCCGCGGGCCGAAGTGGAGCCCCTGGATCTACCTGTAATCTATCCCGTCCACTATGACTCGCTGGCGGTGAGCGTCGGGGGAGCAGTGAGAAGACTGTCGGCTCcttctgttgttgtttatgttgCTCTCTGTTCTTTGTGCTCCTCTTGTGTCCTTTCTGTACACTAGTCATTGCAAAGAAAATCACACAGAAATTCATCGGAGACTCTCTGTATAAAAAGCAAGACAAACAGACACTTCTCATTGCTCTCGACCTTCGCCTCCACCTTCTACCCTGTGTTTATGGAATTCGCCTTTtcaatctctctctctcagaacTCAGTACTCCAACAACAGTCGCATTTCCTTTGTATCCCCGTGAGAATCCCGTCCTTGATCGTCCTGTCCTGAAAGTAAAAAGAACTCTCTTTGCTCTCTCTCTTATTTCAGGGCAACCAATACtttcaatattattacaatttcTAAGTGACTGTCTCTCGCATTAGTTCGTTTCCCCGATTAAAAGGCGAATTTCATGAGCCCCCCCTCAATCTGACTTTTGTCTCAATCTCTGACCCCTCCCCgactctgtctctctctctctcttctctgTCACTCATTGCATGATGGTTGTCCTCCTCCAACCCACACAGCACAATATGGAGCATCATCTGAGCGGCGTGGGGCTAAGGGACTCCCAGCACATGGTCTCTGGCCGCCGGCTTCTTGTAAAGATTGTCAAGGGCGAAGGCCTAAGGGATGCCCACGATCCCTATGTTGTCATCGAGATGGATGAGCCGGCCCAAAAGAACCAGACGGGCACCCAGCGCGGCACCAAGCCCTACTGGGATGAGCACTTCCTCTTGTAAGTTATGGAGAAATCAAAGAATTGCCTCTATCTTCATTAATTCCCTTGCTTTCCACAGCGAACTCTCCCCCCAATCTGCCGAGATCCTTTTCGAGGTTTATGACCATCCGGTTATAGCCTCTGATCCGCCCAAATTCCTGGGTCTCGGCCTGGTTGGCATCGATGAGCTGGCCGTGGGTCCTGCCTCCACGCAACTTCTGCAGCTGCAGCCACGTCCTTATGAGACGCAGCCTGTTTCCGGGGCCATCACCGTGGACTTTGTGTTCATCGAGGGTGCCGAGATCCCGGCTGGAGTTCGCCCGCAGCGCCTGAAGGAGGCGTTGCGCCTCAGCACGCCAGCCATCAATGAGCACATCCGAAATGGAGCCGATCTGGCGGATGCGGCTGTAAGAGCTCTACAGGATGGAGCGCTCTCGAGCACTGGCAGCGGTGGACAGCCCAGCAAGAGCACTTTGATCATACACAGTGTGCAGCGGGTGAGTGGTTAAGGTTAAGGAAATAGAGAAATATatgaatacatatttttaataatttttcgtagtatttcttttatatatttgtttgtttattactTATTAAAGTCAACGATAGTTGAAAaaatgtgtctaaaagtaggctattttatatttcaaagcttttattatgttttatagcatacttttgaacacaattttaattgattgcaAATCTCTTttgacaaaaatataatttttaacttttaaaagatatattttaatattttgtatacaaCCCACAACTCTCCCTACATTTCGTACACCCCCTTACCCCCATTTTCTctattgttttataatttctatcGTTTCTATTTTCGTTTAATTTCATACCATTTCCGTCTCCGATCCCGAACCAGAATTCGACCGGCCCGAATGCATTTAAGGTAATCTCCCCCACTATACCTGGACATCTCTCGCTCTCCTCGagctttctttattttatttatgagttATCTGAGTTACTGCGTCTCTAATCCCGCCGCCCAATCATGATGGTTCCCTTGATCATGAACAGGCTAAAGAATAAGTAGTGTCTAAGCCAAGTTAATAACCAAAACTGTTTCTTGTTCTGTTTTGCTCCGCCTAACccccaacaaaaaaacaaaaacaaaatgcgcTTCTCTAACcgaaaaacaaatacaatgcGACCTCAGGTCGAGGTCAACAAGGAGGGCCAGATCGAGGTGGTCCAGTCGCCGACCGAGCTGGATCAGACAGTGGCCCAGGCCTTTGAGCGGGCTGCCAACGAGGCCCAGGCCGAGCTTGAGCTGGAGAAGGCCAAGCTGGAGTTGGAGCCCGGTCAGGGTGACATACTCAACGACTCAGGTAATGGTACCGTCAACGAGGACAGCGTCGCGGAGGTGAGTACACACGCTGAGTTTTATGTTCAAGGCATGGCATGGACTTTTGAGTTATTATCTCTAGAGAGGAGTCCCTTATTAACATATCCTGTGAATTATAGTATGGCCAGCCCAATGCCGCCTCATCGCCCAATGGCAGTGGCTATGGACACAACAACTACAGCctcaatggcaatggcaactcGGGAGGAGCCGGAGGAGGCTACAACAGCCTGCCCAGGAATGGAGCTGCCTTGCATCAGCAGATGGGTCACCACAATGCCGGCTTGATACTCGACGGACAGGACGTGGTGGATGCGGACCGTGGAAGGAGCAAAAAACGTAATTTCTTTGGCACCCTGAAGAAGCGGCTAAGCCGCTCCAAGACACGTACCCTCTCGGCCGATCAgcccaataataataaaaatagcagTCATAAGTCACTATCAGCCACCAACTCGAATACAGCGACCACAGCCACCGGATATCCCCGAAACGCCACCGGAACCCTCAATGGTGATTCTTCCCGTTCATTATCTGTCGATCGTGCCACTACTCTGTCCAAAAGCAATTCACTTGGTAATTACCGCCCCCGTATCACTGAGCTCCCCCCTCGCCATGTTGTCCAcgttttttaatcaaatttttgtGAGCCCAGCTTAACGCACTCTTTCTCCCTCTTAACGGACAAAAAACGATCTCCTGCTAATTCCGCTTAAAGCCATCATCATGCGCCATTGGGACATATTCATCACATAATAATATCACATTAGAGATCATTATCATAACAAGTCTCGTATATGCTTTTAAGTATTAAAAGCGGCTTTGCACTTTtgcttttcttgtattttaaggctttaaaattacttactttattttttaaaatatttattactaaCTTCTGTAGAGAACTTCCTATACTTTATTCATTAATTCTTATTTTCTACAATATATCTTGTATCGTGAGGAATAAGAATGCCACATAAATCGCTTGGGTTTTAAAAACCACTAAAAAAgctgtctaaaagtatgctattaTGTGCTACTTATTCTAATttaaactgaatttaatatttataattatttaaagcattCTTTTGagcttattatttaaataattaaaaaccgaAGCGTTTTCTGTGGCACCCCTGTATTTACTTAACTTTTCCCAATTTCTacaatattttaactttattttttaacattataTTAATGAATTGCTTAAGTAAAgcataaaatattctttaaacaTGGATATAATGTATACTTCcataaaaaagttttgccaatttgttttcttatatataaaaaagtaaatatcctttttaaaaatctacTTATTTCATTTCAACCTAAACTTAATTATTAGGTGTATTTAGCTTTTCACCCTAAATGTATTACTAAGGACTTGAGCTTATTGTACTTCCTGAAGCTTGATCTTAAtctgtatcttgtatctgttTCTACATATATCTGTACCTGTATCTATATCTGTTGTTCGTTTTATCTTCTCTTCCCCCTAACACACTCTTGTATCCATCAAATGCCTAACTTGAACTGTGACCCACGACACGAATCTGTATGTATTCCATGGTTCCCATacacactgaaaaaaaaaatacaatcaaAAAACTCTtttacaaaaaacaacaacaattccAAAAACACATTTgcattattttgaatatatattatatattttgtatatatctggctttatttttggatttttggtaATTTGAACGGCCTTTTATtatgtattaaatataaatttacatttattttaattattatctCACTTACACTTTCcatattcttttctttttcgtttacTTTCATatatgcaaaaaacaaaaaaaaaatatgatttcgaTGGGTCTAACTGGGTGCTTGGTTCGTGTGCCACTcttacactaaaaaaaaaaaacaaaacaataaaaaaacgCAGGACCCCGCATGGGCATTGGTCACTCCATCACCGACCACTCACGCCGCTCCTCAATTTCAGAATCCTCGGCCATCTCAGGTTTCTCCTCGGCCAGCAATAAGACCTATGTGCACGAGGCCTCCACCTTAGTGCTGGAGACGGTGGAGAATGGCATCAAGCGGTGAGTTAaaccatttatttatagatttctttattaatgtaaataatatattgtttttgAAGTCACTTTATTGTGCCGCTGGCCATTGCCCAGAGACCGCGCTGGCGTCGCAAGGGAACCAAGCTGCACATCTACAACGATCACACCTTCATCGCCAAGCATTTGAGCgggtaataataattataataattatttaataataataaaaaaattattaataatatttataatatatattgattATTAGAAGCGGCCTGCAGTGCTCCATCTGCATGAAGTCCATACCCCGTAGGCCCGGCAAGCAGGGCTACGAGTGCCGCGACTGCCAGCTGATCTGTCACAAGCAGTGTCACATACGGGCGCCCCAGGCGTGTCCCAATCCCACGGTGCTCTCCATGGAACTGTAAGTAGCCACCGGAAACCCCAGATCGAAGGCTTTAATAGTGattaagatgcgtaacgcgcTCGAAAGCTTTTTCTCTCaaaagagagagtgagagagctTTTGAGTGGCGTTATGCATCTTGTAGCTTATACTGTCTTTGCGTAGGTCCTAAAAGCTTCCCTTAAATCCCTACCTGCTAAGTAAAATCCCCTTGATACTAATTTAttgatttcgttttatttttctctttccacacacacacaaaacacacgcacaccctacctatacacacacaccaaaTAGAACGTCATTTCCGGTACTCACAGAGAGAGATCTGAACTTAGTTAACTAAAAGCCTTAtacattttcttcttattttgtaATCAAAATCGCCTTGAGTCCGCCAAATGCAGTTTGATATATTTACCAAAAGAgcaaatttttgatttatctTTCGAAAAAGTGGGACTTCTCGCTTTGTTCTCTTGGCTTTTGCTAAAGCATCCATCCTTTATCCATTTATCAATCCGCTTTGTTGCcattttttgtgtatatattttctgtctGGGCACTAATTAGAGCTCTTTTCTCACCGCATTAAACTCACCAAAAAACACACTTGATGGACACAGGATGACCACTGAGGGGTAGTGTCGAGGTCTCAGCgaacacaacaacaaccaaccaaccagcCACCAAAGCACGTTTTTAGTCCATTAAGAAAAGAACCATTCTAAAGACAATAGCTCTCCCAGCACACAGTTCTACTTCGATCAGGGTTTCCCTCTTAGATTCTCTCACGTTCGAGGTTCAAGCGTTTCTCAGTTGAGCGTTTTGGCAACTGGGAAATCGGGGTAAGCCACGCACGCGCATGAAGTTCCTTcgttttctgctgctgccgatCCACTGTGTTGTGTACTAAATTAACACTATTAAAACAAAGGCAATTTAAGCAATAAATGTCTTTTATTAGCCTACGCTTAAAGCCGTTTCGACACTAAATACCCCTTTTTGTTGCGttttttattcataaaaatttggcctaaaaaaaagagtttgaagcttgttttgatattttatattgtttactttccctataaaaaatacttaaatattaataaatttcttaaatttatttccacAGAACCAAACTTAGCTCGGCGGCGGCAGATCGCAGCATACGAAAACTGTGAGGGGAATCCAGCTTAATTCTGCCCCCCCCGAAAACCGAGAAACCATAATCGAAATACTACTCTTAGTTAGAGATCAGATGGATCTGTCTTCTGCTGCGGAAAACCCCAATACCCGATACCCGAAACACCacgttatttatttatacacacacacacccacaacacgaacacacacaccatgTGCAATATGTTCtttggtttcgtttttttaaCCACATTTTCTCTGTGTCAACGTGCTGGAGCccattgatatttttttgtattttctacAAAACACGAATAATAAttgtacaaaaataaaagtgaattagaggttttttaaatgaataacaAGTGTTTATAATGTGCAAATCCTAAGAAGGATACCTAACATAGCCAGTGCCCAAGGTGACATAAGGACTAGGAATATTTTTAGTCTGTGGTTCGGGCTCATAAGCCAGATTTTCATTTGAAGAACTTTCTGAACCGGAGGATGGCGTTGGAGGCTCAGAAATATAATCCTGCTCCGGCGGAGCTTCCTCCTCGACTGGACACTCCTTGGTTAGTATGTCTATGGTAAGTACACCGTTCGGTGGATAGTTTCCTGGGACGGTTATAGAGACAGGGGGGCCAGGAACAGGGATCTCAATATCCACCGATTTAAATAGAATGTCTGGGAGGGTAACCTtgattttggccatttttcgcAGCTTCCGAAAGGATACAAAGCTCAAAGAAAGCAGCGCAACCATTAAAATTATAACCGCAACAACCTGAATTAAGCTCAGACCCGTTGCTTTCTGCTCGTCCTTCTGAACACTTGGAAACCGTGTACCTACAAAACTCATGCCGCCACTCGGTTTATCCTTGTATGAGGCTGCCACAGCCATATTGGAAAGGAGCTTCGATTGGTTGAATTGGAACAAAAGTTGGGATCTTTCTAACATCTCAATTTGAATGGATTTTTGATCGTCACAGATCTGGTAACGGATTGTGGAACCCGAGCACCAGGAGATGGCATAGCCAATGAGACCTTGCTGTTCCTGGGGAGCCTGCCAGGTCAGGGTGTAGTTGTCGTCGTGGTACCTCAACCCACGTATCTGAAGTGACTCGGAGTTGGCCAGAAGGGGCACCTCGAACACATTGCTAGTATTCGAGGTTCCCACAGAGTTTTGGCTCCAAACGTATATGACACCAGAGATTGTGGGGTCCCAGTCGCTGAAGAGGGCGCAATTGCTGTCGATGAATGACGGATTCTTGCTGAAAGCAGAAATGTAAATGAAACCCCTTTTAAAGACATAGATCTCCAGACTTACCCAGTGCCCGTGGCCGCGGCGTACGTAAAGTCGGGTCCGTTGAGCTCCAGCTCGTCCAGCTGCCGCCAGAAGACATACAGCTCCTTCTTTTCCGGATCGTGGTAGAATCCGTTGGTAAGAAACACCGGCGGCCGAGCGGGAATATCGGCTACGCTTGTAACTTCCCTGGACTCGAACTCAGTTGACCAGGGTGCGCCCGTGACATTATACCGACGGCGAAATCGGAATATGTATCCCTGGTTGGCATAGGGCAGCTTGGGAAAGCAGAGGTCCTGACCAAACATGGGAGTGACGCGTCTTTCGGTATAAAGGGGTTTGATCTTGGGGTTGCTGCAGAATATCTCCACTCTCCAATTCTGTGAGAGCGCCACAGGAGCGAGGTGATCCGTGTGCGCCCATTTGAGGCAGATCCTTGAGCTGCTCTGACTAAATTTTGGCTGAGTCATTGGCCACTCTGGCACCGTCATTTCCCTGAGGGTCATGGGAAACACCTTCGACTGGTTATGTCCCTCGTATTCCATAGAAAGTTGGATCTGGTAGTTGGGCCCATAGTTGTCAGAGTCTCTGGGAATAAAAAGGCCTGGGCAATCAATCCAACTGGAGAAGTGAGCGCCTTTAAAGCACGGGATGCTTGGGAGGTCAGCGATGCTCAGCGAGTAGGTCTTCTTCGTTATGCTAGCGGCTAGTCCCAACTCTTTAAAAAAGCAAGACGCCTCTTTGTCGGTGGCAGTTTTACGGCAATAAAAGCTCGTCACATTCAGGGTCGGAACCACATTCACGTAGATCTCTCCCAGGTAATCCTCACCAGACATGCAGTAAATTCTAATGTACTGCCTGGGCTGGTCGACCTCCACTCGGTGCTTTATGGTGTACTCGTCGACGGGTGTGCTTGCCACCTGATGCTCCAAATGGCTCGGCTTGAGGTACATGTTCTGCAATTGAACAGTGGAGTTGTTGCACATGCAAAACACCTCGAATGACTCGCCAACGAACACAGCTTGCGGTTCGCTCCACATGTCACCATTGCACCATTTCACCATCGTTGCGTGACTCCGGATGGTCAAGTGAAGCGCGAGGAGCAATAGAACCGTCGGCTTTGCTCTCCAGCTCATGACTGACCAGCCACAGACGGTTGGACTTAAAAATGAATTCCCCCTTTGGAACACAGAAACTGCAATGTTGCGGGATGCTGATAGGAACGCACTTATCAGCTGAATATTacaccatttttttttttttttaactacgACTTGAAAACCAAACCGCCTTAGTGGTGGTAGAATTACTTTCAAACCAGAGGATTGCTTCCGCTGCGGGCAAACTGAATTCGTCGACTGTTTTgagtatttaatttgaaataatttgaGCTCAGCTTATAAACAGCGATCTACACCGAATTTGCTCGGCGCTTGGGGCTCAAATAACTACTATCGCGCGGCAAATTGAAAAGCCACTAACCTTTGCCCTTTGAAGATAGCTTATCGCAGAATGTGAAAGAAAGCTTTTATTGGTGGGCGATTAGCGAGTCATTTACATATTATGCTAAAAAGCTTCATTAGATttgacttaaaatattaaatttaaattgaaatggcTAATGCAATATATATTCCTAAGCGGGAGACATTACATATCCCCTTCCTGCGGTAACATGAGGACCAAGCCTTTGTTCGGTCTCTGGTTGGGTCTCAATAGCCAGATCCTCCCTCGCACAAGTTGCTGAATCAGAGGCTGGTGTTACgggtttaaaataataatccaGATTAGGAAGAACCTCAACTTCTTCATCGACTACAGTTTCCTTAGTCAGTATGTCTGTGGTAAGCACGCCCTTCGGTGAAAAGTTACCCGGGACGGCGATGAAGACCGGAGACGCAGGAAAAGGGATTTCAATACCCACcgatttaaagaaaaaatctgGGAGGGTAACCGTAATTTTGGCCATATTCCGCAGCTTTCGAAAGGATACAAAGCTCAAGGAAAGCAGCGCGACCATTAAAAGTATAACCGCAATAACCTGAATTAAGCTCAGTCCAGTGGTCTTGCTCTCTTCCTTGCGAACACTTGGAAACCTTGGGCCAATCCAACTCATGCCGCCACTTGGTTTGTCCTTGTAAGAGGCTGAAACAGCCATATTGGACACGAGCATCGATTATTTGAAACGAAACAAAAGCTGGGACTCTTCTACCATCTCGATCTTAATGGAGTCTTGTTCGTCGCAGATCTGATATCGGTTTGAGGAACCCAAGCACCAAGAAATGTTGTAACCAGTGAGACATTGCAGATCCGGTGGAGCCTGTCAGGTCAGGGTGTAGTTGTTGTCGTAGTACCTCAACCCACGTATCTGAAGTGACTCGGAGTTGGTCAGAAGGGGCACCTCCAACCGAGTGGTAGCTGTCGAGTTTCCCATGGAGTTCTGGCTCCAAACGTATATGATACCAGGGATTGTGGGGTCCCAGTCGCTGAAAAGGGCGCAGTTGCTGTCGATGGATGAAGGATTCTTCctgggaaaatgggaaataggATAACCTACGGTGCATAGAGGTCCGATCCAGGCTTACCCAGTGCCCGTGGCAGCGGCATAAGTAAAGTTGGGTCCGTTTAGCTCCAGCTCGTCAAGCTGGCGCCAGAAGACGAAGAGATGGTTCTTCTTCGCATCGTGGTAAAATCCGTTGGGAAGTATCTCCGGTGCCCGAGCGGGAATGGAGGACATGCTTCTAATTTTCTTGGACTTGAAAGCAGAGGACCAGGGAAAGTGCGTGATATTATATCGACGCCTAAACCGAAAGGTATAGACCTGGTCAGCATAGGGCAGTTTGGGGAGACATATCATTGAAGTGTTCTCGAGAAATATGAAAAGTTCCTCAACCAGAACCTTGATCTTTGGATTTTGGGGCCGAATCTCAGCTCTCAAAATTTGTCGAAGCCTCGTATTATCATCCGTATTAACCGTGAGCGTCCAATTGAGGCACACCCTTGAGCTGCTCTGTATAAATTGCGGCTGGGTTATGGGCCACATTGGCGTTTCCCTCAGGGTCATTAGGAATATTCGTATATATTGGTTCCCGTTGTATTTCATAGTAATGAGGAGGCGGTTGTTGGATGGTTTAATGGGAACATATAAGTCTCTGCACCCAATCCAATCACTGATCTTATAGCACGGGACGCT includes:
- the LOC108082475 gene encoding uncharacterized protein isoform X4, whose protein sequence is MDLADQIDDYICSFEGIGDLTMDSLAIFIFLWAVLALFSVWLIKLLYHKYLNKANKSPSAANSRQSSVAPGSGSVSGSPSGKTEKRLSEPRDLVATKSKVEDLSKPLTGGVSSGGRGRSSASPLNSAGPLGAAGAAGPRRRVVRQSSTGPENRKKRYVPPPSNVVGPETSSVTWTSQVFRWLYSDLVIVNELLMSWVIAINDTLRKSVEEHGVAVEVVRVLPDSPAPGLNNIFCNCDENNPADMLITFDCDAMPVLQVKTFRQKAGKVETSHYKVTVSRFRARMAIPMNYNTLKGEMRVEGYPDVRIAMNSVGAIKAMDQDEQQLQTVISDILTTALRDTIYPVDFSIYSTCPRAEVEPLDLPHNMEHHLSGVGLRDSQHMVSGRRLLVKIVKGEGLRDAHDPYVVIEMDEPAQKNQTGTQRGTKPYWDEHFLFELSPQSAEILFEVYDHPVIASDPPKFLGLGLVGIDELAVGPASTQLLQLQPRPYETQPVSGAITVDFVFIEGAEIPAGVRPQRLKEALRLSTPAINEHIRNGADLADAAVRALQDGALSSTGSGGQPSKSTLIIHSVQRNSTGPNAFKVEVNKEGQIEVVQSPTELDQTVAQAFERAANEAQAELELEKAKLELEPGQGDILNDSGNGTVNEDSVAEYGQPNAASSPNGSGYGHNNYSLNGNGNSGGAGGGYNSLPRNGAALHQQMGHHNAGLILDGQDVVDADRGRSKKRNFFGTLKKRLSRSKTRTLSADQPNNNKNSSHKSLSATNSNTATTATGYPRNATGTLNGDSSRSLSVDRATTLSKSNSLGPRMGIGHSITDHSRRSSISESSAISGFSSASNKTYVHEASTLVLETVENGIKRHFIVPLAIAQRPRWRRKGTKLHIYNDHTFIAKHLSGSGLQCSICMKSIPRRPGKQGYECRDCQLICHKQCHIRAPQACPNPTVLSMELTSFPVLTERDLNLVN
- the LOC108082475 gene encoding uncharacterized protein isoform X11, translating into MDLADQIDDYICSFEGIGDLTMDSLAIFIFLWAVLALFSVWLIKLLYHKYLNKANKSPSAANSRQSSVAPGSGSVSGSPSGKTEKRLSEPRDLVATKSKVEDLSKPLTGGVSSGGRGRSSASPLNSAGPLGAAGAAGPRRRVVRQSSTGPENRKKRYVPPPSNVVGPETSSVTWTSQVFRWLYSDLVIVNELLMSWVIAINDTLRKSVEEHGVAVEVVRVLPDSPAPGLNNIFCNCDENNPADMLITFDCDAMPVLQVKTFRQKAGKVETSHYKVTVSRFRARMAIPMNYNTLKGEMRVEGYPDVRIAMNSVGAIKAMDQDEQQLQTVISDILTTALRDTIYPVDFSIYSTCPRAEVEPLDLPHNMEHHLSGVGLRDSQHMVSGRRLLVKIVKGEGLRDAHDPYVVIEMDEPAQKNQTGTQRGTKPYWDEHFLFELSPQSAEILFEVYDHPVIASDPPKFLGLGLVGIDELAVGPASTQLLQLQPRPYETQPVSGAITVDFVFIEGAEIPAGVRPQRLKEALRLSTPAINEHIRNGADLADAAVRALQDGALSSTGSGGQPSKSTLIIHSVQRNSTGPNAFKVEVNKEGQIEVVQSPTELDQTVAQAFERAANEAQAELELEKAKLELEPGQGDILNDSGNGTVNEDSVAEYGQPNAASSPNGSGYGHNNYSLNGNGNSGGAGGGYNSLPRNGAALHQQMGHHNAGLILDGQDVVDADRGRSKKRNFFGTLKKRLSRSKTRTLSADQPNNNKNSSHKSLSATNSNTATTATGYPRNATGTLNGPRMGIGHSITDHSRRSSISESSAISGFSSASNKTYVHEASTLVLETVENGIKRHFIVPLAIAQRPRWRRKGTKLHIYNDHTFIAKHLSGSGLQCSICMKSIPRRPGKQGYECRDCQLICHKQCHIRAPQACPNPTVLSMELTSFPVLTERDLNLVN
- the LOC108082475 gene encoding uncharacterized protein isoform X18, producing the protein MDLADQIDDYICSFEGIGDLTMDSLAIFIFLWAVLALFSVWLIKLLYHKYLNKANKSPSAANSRQSSVAPGSGSVSGSPSGKTEKRLSEPRDLVATKSKVEDLSKPLTGGVSSGGRGRSSASPLNSAGPLGAAGAAGPRRRVVRQSSTGPENRKKRYVPPPSNVVGPETSSVTWTSQVFRWLYSDLVIVNELLMSWVIAINDTLRKSVEEHGVAVEVVRVLPDSPAPGLNNIFCNCDENNPADMLITFDCDAMPVLQVKTFRQKAGKVETSHYKVTVSRFRARMAIPMNYNTLKGEMRVEGYPDVRIAMNSVGAIKAMDQDEQQLQTVISDILTTALRDTIYPVDFSIYSTCPRAEVEPLDLPHNMEHHLSGVGLRDSQHMVSGRRLLVKIVKGEGLRDAHDPYVVIEMDEPAQKNQTGTQRGTKPYWDEHFLFELSPQSAEILFEVYDHPVIASDPPKFLGLGLVGIDELAVGPASTQLLQLQPRPYETQPVSGAITVDFVFIEGAEIPAGVRPQRLKEALRLSTPAINEHIRNGADLADAAVRALQDGALSSTGSGGQPSKSTLIIHSVQRNSTGPNAFKVEVNKEGQIEVVQSPTELDQTVAQAFERAANEAQAELELEKAKLELEPGQGDILNDSGNGTVNEDSVAEYGQPNAASSPNGSGYGHNNYSLNGNGNSGGAGGGYNSLPRNGAALHQQMGHHNAGLILDGQDVVDADRGRSKKRPRMGIGHSITDHSRRSSISESSAISGFSSASNKTYVHEASTLVLETVENGIKRHFIVPLAIAQRPRWRRKGTKLHIYNDHTFIAKHLSGSGLQCSICMKSIPRRPGKQGYECRDCQLICHKQCHIRAPQACPNPTVLSMELTKLSSAAADRSIRKL
- the LOC108082475 gene encoding uncharacterized protein isoform X12; translation: MDLADQIDDYICSFEGIGDLTMDSLAIFIFLWAVLALFSVWLIKLLYHKYLNKANKSPSAANSRQSSVAPGSGSVSGSPSGKTEKRLSEPRDLVATKSKVEDLSKPLTGGVSSGGRGRSSASPLNSAGPLGAAGAAGPRRRVVRQSSTGPENRKKRYVPPPSNVVGPETSSVTWTSQVFRWLYSDLVIVNELLMSWVIAINDTLRKSVEEHGVAVEVVRVLPDSPAPGLNNIFCNCDENNPADMLITFDCDAMPVLQVKTFRQKAGKVETSHYKVTVSRFRARMAIPMNYNTLKGEMRVEGYPDVRIAMNSVGAIKAMDQDEQQLQTVISDILTTALRDTIYPVDFSIYSTCPRAEVEPLDLPHNMEHHLSGVGLRDSQHMVSGRRLLVKIVKGEGLRDAHDPYVVIEMDEPAQKNQTGTQRGTKPYWDEHFLFELSPQSAEILFEVYDHPVIASDPPKFLGLGLVGIDELAVGPASTQLLQLQPRPYETQPVSGAITVDFVFIEGAEIPAGVRPQRLKEALRLSTPAINEHIRNGADLADAAVRALQDGALSSTGSGGQPSKSTLIIHSVQRNSTGPNAFKVEVNKEGQIEVVQSPTELDQTVAQAFERAANEAQAELELEKAKLELEPGQGDILNDSGNGTVNEDSVAEYGQPNAASSPNGSGYGHNNYSLNGNGNSGGAGGGYNSLPRNGAALHQQMGHHNAGLILDGQDVVDADRGRSKKRNFFGTLKKRLSRSKTRTLSADQPNNNKNSSHKSLSATNSNTATTATGYPRNATGTLNGPRMGIGHSITDHSRRSSISESSAISGFSSASNKTYVHEASTLVLETVENGIKRHFIVPLAIAQRPRWRRKGTKLHIYNDHTFIAKHLSGSGLQCSICMKSIPRRPGKQGYECRDCQLICHKQCHIRAPQACPNPTVLSMELTKLSSAAADRSIRKL